From the Daucus carota subsp. sativus chromosome 8, DH1 v3.0, whole genome shotgun sequence genome, one window contains:
- the LOC108199024 gene encoding putative aldehyde oxidase Art an 7 encodes MAPLLKPLLLFPLLLVSVVAKNSSETEGRALFGLFGPLFGFAPATKNAGKDARADFKTEWNGKWRVTVENVGVSAMQLQLMPNNKVVWFDTTALGDSARKLTPEGNCPINFEKGYPDCFAHALAYDADTDETKALDIKSDPWCSTGSLSAEGSLIGVGGYFKGRRAVRIHRPCEDCDFEERSDLLGSDRWYASQHILEDGRLVIVGGRKSFSYEIIPPDTLNFPVKQFDFPFLQETTDPVENNLYPFLYLTPDGNLFLFANDRAIIFNPDTAEIIRELPRLPGGARNYPASGMSALLPIQLDPQDPLNVHAEVLICGGNAKDAFNHVDKVQKPKPKGVFLPALQDCGRISITAENPKWETEMMKSPRVMGDMLILPTGDLILLSGAKRGTSGWWDADVPNLTPELYMPHKENGHRFKSLKATKIPRMYHSSSALLPNGEVLVAGSNENNRYVFPGDGERFPTELRVEKFTPPYLDPKLEQHRPIISEEITPSKLRYGQRFTMPFHFNADSDANTDLRDTDLKVTMLSPPFTTHGYSQQQRMLVLGTVQVTDTYITVAAPENGRIAPPGYYMLFLVHRGVPSRGVWVQIKN; translated from the exons ATGGCTCCCCTGTTGAAACCCCTTCTCCTCTTTCCTCTATTACTTGTTTCGGTGGTTGCTAAGAACTCATCAGAAACGGAAGGAAGGGCCTTGTTTGGTCTTTTCGGTCCACTTTTTGGATTCGCGCCTGCAACAAAAAACGCTGGTAAAGATGCAAGGGCAGATTTTAAGACAGAGTGGAACGGAAAATGGAGGGTGACAGTTGAGAATGTGGGCGTATCTGCAATGCAACTGCAGCTGATGCCAAATAATAAGGTGGTTTGGTTTGATACAACAGCTCTTGGCGATTCAGCTCGGAAGCTGACTCCTGAAGGAAACTGTCCTATCAATTTTGAAAAGGGCTATCCTGATTGTTTTGCTCATGCCCTCGCTTatgatgctgatactgatgaAACCAAAGCCTTAGAT ATAAAATCCGATCCATGGTGTTCAACCGGAAGCCTTTCAGCAGAAGGCAGCCTGATTGGTGTTGGAGGTTATTTCAAAGGAAGAAGAGCCGTAAGAATCCACAGGCCATGCGAAGACTGCGATTTCGAGGAGAGATCTGACCTTCTTGGTTCTGACAGATG GTATGCTTCTCAGCACATTTTGGAAGATGGTAGGCTTGTTATTGTTGGAGGTCGAAAATCATTCTCGTATGAAATCATTCCCCCAGATACATTGAACTTTCCTGTCAAACAGTTTGATTTCCCATTCCTCCAGGAAACGACTGATCCGGTTGAGAACAATCTCTACCCTTTTCTCTACCTCACCCCAGACGGAAACCTCTTCCTTTTTGCCAATGACCGTGCAATCATCTTCAACCCTGACACCGCAGAAATCATCCGTGAATTGCCTAGGCTACCAGGTGGTGCTAGAAACTACCCGGCTTCTGGAATGTCAGCACTTCTCCCCATACAACTCGATCCTCAAGATCCACTAAATGTGCATGCAGAGGTCCTGATTTGTGGAGGAAACGCAAAGGATGCCTTTAATCATGTGGATAAGGTCCAGAAACCGAAACCCAAAGGCGtttttcttcctgcattgcaagATTGTGGTAGAATTAGTATCACAGCAGAGAATCCTAAATGGGAAACTGAAATGATGAAATCACCTCGAGTTATGGGAGACATGTTGATCCTCCCCACCGGAGACCTTATACTGCTTAGCGGCGCCAAGAGAGGAACCTCTGGCTGGTGGGACGCTGATGTGCCTAATTTGACACCCGAGCTTTACATGCCTCACAAGGAAAATGGACACAGATTTAAGAGCTTGAAGGCAACCAAAATTCCAAGAATGTATCATTCTTCATCAGCCCTTTTGCCTAATGGAGAAGTTTTGGTTGCTGGAAGCAACGAAAACAACCGCTATGTTTTCCCTGGAGATGGCGAAAGGTTCCCAACCGAGCTCAGAGTAGAGAAATTCACCCCTCCTTATTTGGATCCAAAGCTGGAGCAACACAGGCCTATAATATCAGAAGAAATAACCCCTTCTAAGCTCAGATATGGACAGAGGTTCACAATGCCCTTCCACTTCAACGCTGATTCAGACGCGAACACTGATCTGCGTGACACGGACTTGAAGGTTACCATGTTGTCACCCCCTTTTACTACTCATGGCTACTCTCAACAGCAGAGGATGCTTGTGTTGGGGACAGTACAGGTGACAGACACTTACATTACAGTGGCAGCACCCGAAAACGGTAGGATTGCTCCCCCGGGGTATTACATGCTCTTCCTGGTTCATCGCGGTGTGCCTAGCAGGGGAGTCTGGGTTCAAATCAAGAACTAG